A genomic segment from Luteolibacter ambystomatis encodes:
- a CDS encoding amino acid ABC transporter permease, translated as MTPARRLTLNLTVATAVLAAFAAVCVVLFGSLKGWDWPKTWQYRELLFQGWKTTILLSLGSLVGSTVVGVLLLLGQRSGLWALKWPCRLFLEFVRETPLLVQLLVGYFVIFAPLLSRTLDGWGWDDKLVIGILLLSLFSGAYLGEILRGGVDSIPRAQWDSARAVGFRTGQVYRHVIFPQALRRVLPAVAGQFVSLIKDSSLLSVIGVQEFAYQAKAYTAKTYGGLEAYVPLAVGYLLLTVPIAWLSHRLERRYRDET; from the coding sequence ATGACGCCCGCCCGCCGACTCACCCTGAACCTGACCGTCGCAACCGCAGTGCTTGCGGCCTTCGCCGCGGTGTGCGTGGTGCTGTTCGGCAGCCTCAAGGGCTGGGATTGGCCGAAGACCTGGCAGTATCGCGAACTGCTGTTCCAAGGATGGAAGACCACCATCCTGCTCTCTCTGGGTTCGCTGGTGGGGAGCACGGTCGTCGGCGTGCTGCTGTTGCTCGGCCAGCGCAGTGGCCTGTGGGCATTGAAATGGCCGTGCCGGTTGTTTCTTGAGTTCGTCCGCGAGACCCCGCTGCTGGTGCAGTTGCTGGTAGGCTATTTCGTCATCTTCGCGCCGCTGTTGTCACGGACGCTCGATGGCTGGGGCTGGGACGACAAGCTGGTGATCGGCATCCTTCTGCTGTCGTTGTTCTCCGGTGCCTATCTCGGGGAAATCCTGCGCGGTGGCGTGGACAGCATTCCCCGCGCGCAGTGGGACTCCGCGCGGGCCGTGGGCTTCAGGACAGGGCAGGTCTATCGCCACGTGATCTTCCCCCAGGCGTTGCGCCGCGTCCTGCCCGCGGTGGCCGGTCAGTTCGTATCGCTCATCAAGGACTCCTCTCTGCTCAGTGTGATCGGCGTGCAGGAGTTTGCCTACCAAGCCAAGGCCTATACCGCGAAAACCTACGGCGGCCTTGAGGCCTACGTCCCACTGGCGGTCGGCTATCTGCTGCTGACCGTGCCGATCGCCTGGCTATCCCACCGGCTGGAACGCCGCTATCGAGATGAAACTTAG
- a CDS encoding transporter substrate-binding domain-containing protein: MRRLFTLALALLLTACQKPAADAGTGGALRVGMELTYPPFEMQDASGKPDGVGVKLAEALAKDLGRPVRIVPMEFSGLIPALKSGSVDVVISSMTATDERRQSIDFSEPYAFTGLALLVGKNSDIQSIDDLKKPGRKLAVKASTTGESRAAILLPDAKRTAYTEETACVQEVAQGRADAFIYDQLSIFRYQKNNAATTRALLKPFVEESWAVGIAKGNDTLKEQVNAFIEKFRKDGGFAKLGDQYLSEEKQFLESQGIPFILR; this comes from the coding sequence ATGCGCCGCCTCTTCACACTCGCCCTCGCGCTGCTGCTCACCGCCTGCCAGAAACCCGCCGCCGATGCCGGGACGGGCGGAGCCCTGCGGGTGGGGATGGAACTGACCTATCCACCCTTCGAAATGCAGGACGCTTCCGGCAAGCCGGACGGTGTGGGTGTGAAACTCGCGGAGGCGCTCGCAAAGGACCTCGGCCGCCCGGTCAGGATCGTGCCGATGGAGTTTTCCGGCCTGATCCCCGCGCTGAAATCCGGCAGTGTGGACGTGGTGATCTCCTCGATGACCGCCACCGACGAACGCCGCCAGTCCATCGATTTCTCCGAGCCCTATGCCTTCACCGGCCTGGCGCTGCTGGTGGGGAAGAACTCGGACATCCAGTCCATCGATGACCTGAAGAAACCCGGTCGCAAGCTGGCCGTGAAAGCCTCCACCACCGGTGAAAGCCGGGCCGCCATCCTGCTGCCGGATGCGAAGCGCACCGCCTACACCGAGGAAACCGCCTGCGTGCAGGAGGTCGCCCAAGGCCGCGCCGATGCCTTTATCTACGACCAGCTTAGTATTTTCCGCTACCAGAAGAACAATGCGGCCACCACCCGCGCGCTGTTGAAGCCCTTCGTCGAGGAATCGTGGGCCGTGGGTATCGCCAAGGGCAACGACACGCTGAAGGAACAGGTGAACGCCTTCATCGAAAAATTCCGCAAGGACGGTGGCTTCGCCAAACTGGGCGACCAGTATCTGTCGGAGGAGAAGCAGTTCTTGGAAAGCCAGGGCATCCCCTTCATTCTGCGTTGA
- a CDS encoding GAF domain-containing sensor histidine kinase, protein MHCVSPLNDPVRLAALKATRLLDSPPEEEFDRITRLAARMVGAPVCLVSLVDDARQFFKSATGLPAEVRETPLSHSFCQYAVTSRQRLKIEDARSDPRVADNGAVHDLGVIAYLGFPLAGEDGTVWGSFCVIDTKPRQWTAEEEVTVGEFAAIVANLIELRRTSNRLVNLIEVLAHDLKNPLSGVRMIAGLLHEKNAELPSGCRPLVDSLTADTNRALELIGNVVGRSRRSFDPQPASPTRVKLAEFFAEMGERFHTALTRKSILLFTELHPEDAALDIDRWALGHIVDNLVSNAIKFSAPESAIAVHALASPSRITIEIHDQGPGFTVEDLTHLYQRYARLSARPTDGEDSTGLGLSLVKRLVDQANGQIECLSKPGVGTTFRLAFPAP, encoded by the coding sequence ATGCATTGTGTCTCCCCCCTGAACGACCCCGTGCGGCTGGCAGCCCTGAAGGCCACGCGTCTGCTGGACTCCCCTCCCGAGGAGGAATTCGACCGGATCACGCGACTCGCGGCGCGGATGGTCGGTGCCCCGGTGTGCCTGGTCTCGCTGGTGGATGATGCCCGCCAGTTTTTCAAAAGCGCCACCGGCCTGCCTGCGGAAGTCCGGGAAACCCCGCTGAGCCATTCCTTCTGCCAATACGCGGTGACCAGCCGCCAGCGGCTGAAGATCGAGGACGCGCGGAGCGACCCCCGGGTTGCGGACAACGGCGCCGTGCATGACCTCGGCGTCATCGCCTACCTCGGATTCCCGCTGGCGGGCGAGGATGGCACGGTCTGGGGCTCGTTTTGCGTGATCGATACCAAGCCCCGCCAGTGGACCGCGGAGGAAGAGGTCACCGTGGGCGAGTTTGCCGCGATCGTGGCGAATCTCATCGAACTGCGGCGGACTTCGAACCGGCTGGTGAACCTCATCGAAGTCCTGGCGCATGACTTGAAAAATCCGCTCTCCGGCGTGCGCATGATCGCCGGACTGCTCCACGAAAAAAACGCCGAGCTGCCTTCGGGTTGCCGTCCACTGGTGGACAGCCTGACCGCGGATACCAACCGGGCCTTGGAACTGATCGGGAATGTGGTCGGCCGCTCGCGGCGGTCGTTCGATCCCCAGCCCGCCAGTCCCACGCGGGTGAAGCTGGCGGAATTCTTCGCCGAGATGGGCGAGCGCTTTCATACCGCACTGACCCGGAAAAGCATCCTGCTTTTCACCGAACTCCATCCGGAAGACGCGGCGCTGGACATCGACCGCTGGGCGTTGGGCCACATCGTGGACAATCTGGTTTCCAACGCCATCAAGTTCAGCGCGCCCGAGAGCGCCATCGCGGTGCATGCCCTCGCCTCACCTTCACGGATCACCATCGAAATCCACGACCAGGGGCCGGGCTTCACCGTGGAAGACCTGACACACCTCTACCAACGCTACGCGCGCCTGAGTGCCCGCCCTACCGATGGAGAGGATTCCACCGGCCTGGGCCTCTCGCTGGTGAAAAGACTTGTCGATCAGGCCAACGGCCAGATCGAGTGCCTGTCAAAGCCGGGAGTGGGCACCACTTTCCGTCTCGCTTTTCCGGCACCCTGA
- a CDS encoding DUF4465 domain-containing protein has protein sequence MNRNALVVLALAGASLPLARAATLITTFESPGLATESNVHDSAYTDTANQVTFHNTYNSSFDSWSGFARSNTTDTTTPGFGNQYSSIAGGGSGGSATYGVGYYSAYDPQPTIIFDGYRGFVESIDLTNITYAALSMQDGDAFAKKFGGVDGTDPDYLLLTISGYAGDALTGTVNFYLADFRSSNSAEDYIVTDWRTLDLSSLGWVNELRFSMTSSDVGAFGINTPTYFAVDNLQFVPEPSTAVLAFAGLAPLLRRKRAC, from the coding sequence ATGAACCGAAACGCCCTTGTGGTGCTCGCGCTGGCGGGTGCCTCCCTCCCGCTTGCCCGTGCCGCGACCCTGATCACCACCTTCGAATCCCCGGGCCTCGCCACGGAATCGAATGTCCATGATTCCGCCTACACGGACACGGCGAATCAGGTGACCTTTCACAACACCTACAATTCCTCCTTCGATTCGTGGTCCGGCTTCGCCCGTTCGAATACCACGGACACCACCACGCCGGGCTTTGGCAACCAGTACAGTTCGATTGCGGGCGGTGGTTCCGGAGGTTCCGCGACCTATGGCGTCGGCTACTATTCGGCCTATGATCCGCAGCCGACCATCATCTTCGATGGCTACCGCGGCTTTGTCGAAAGCATCGACCTCACCAACATCACCTATGCCGCCCTGTCGATGCAGGATGGCGATGCCTTCGCCAAGAAATTCGGCGGAGTGGATGGCACCGACCCGGATTACCTGTTGCTGACGATTTCCGGCTACGCGGGTGATGCGCTCACCGGGACGGTGAATTTCTATCTCGCCGACTTCCGCTCCTCCAACAGCGCCGAGGATTACATCGTGACGGATTGGCGGACACTGGATCTCAGCTCGCTGGGCTGGGTGAACGAATTGAGGTTCAGCATGACCTCGTCCGATGTCGGTGCGTTCGGCATCAACACGCCGACCTACTTCGCCGTGGACAACCTCCAGTTCGTCCCCGAGCCGTCCACCGCGGTGCTGGCCTTCGCCGGTCTCGCGCCGCTGCTTCGCCGCAAGCGCGCCTGCTGA
- a CDS encoding TonB-dependent receptor has translation MKRHHFIPVGLIVAGFSAAGLALGEEEPERVLPDVLVEAVRDSIVPAHYAGSATIIEAEEIKNAGVRSVAELLASKGGVPLTTTSGNLSDAQVHLRGFGENSNLRVLLMVDGQPVNRPDMGGISWLEVPVSQIERVEILRGPQTALYGNHAVGGVIHIVTRQGTSVPSASIEIAGGSDGLLIGRGSFRGSYDGNDLSFDLERNYTDGWRDNAASEVDSFGVRWKREIFPGTVARLGVSYADEYGEFPGPLGKTQYLTDPRQSIYAAAGQGNQYFNEQGTFRTEGSILLGKGGDWTFEVPVSTLRRDQSWNFGPGSHADNLLQTISLTPVLKRAGETWSAEAGLTYRHDELDITKFAEIQRLHQTGQALLLRDVGGAFTKAEWEYRPGWHLSGALRWEAAELEGASRDFMFPSDPLLNFSRDHREDNWAARAGLKWEPDKDRSAWLRYDKIYRLPATDEIAAYQGYPLQVPFNDALHAETGHGVEIGGEWKPGGWTLGATAFAQWLEGEILYDYTQNLNVNLADTRRVGVELNGGYQSSFWDVDVRYTCLKAEFADGHYEGREVYLVPRQHVSATVAMHPHVDWTVQAEWQATSSCFEGNDFLNTGEKLPAYQVTNLMIRYEPKPGLSLYARVNNLFDERYATLKYSGVWYPAAGRQFQIGIRREL, from the coding sequence ATGAAGCGCCATCACTTCATTCCGGTCGGCCTGATCGTGGCGGGGTTTTCCGCCGCCGGGCTGGCGCTCGGCGAGGAAGAGCCGGAGAGGGTATTACCGGATGTGCTGGTGGAGGCGGTGCGGGACAGCATCGTGCCCGCGCACTACGCGGGCAGTGCCACGATCATCGAGGCGGAGGAGATCAAAAATGCCGGGGTGCGTTCGGTGGCGGAGCTGCTGGCATCAAAGGGCGGAGTGCCACTGACCACCACCTCCGGCAATCTCTCGGACGCCCAGGTGCATCTGCGCGGCTTCGGTGAGAACTCGAACCTGCGCGTGCTGTTGATGGTGGATGGTCAGCCGGTGAACCGCCCGGACATGGGCGGTATTTCCTGGCTGGAGGTGCCCGTTTCCCAGATCGAGCGGGTGGAGATCCTGCGCGGACCGCAGACGGCTTTGTATGGAAACCATGCCGTCGGTGGCGTGATCCACATCGTGACCAGGCAAGGTACCAGTGTTCCCTCCGCCAGCATCGAAATAGCAGGAGGCAGTGATGGACTGCTCATCGGCCGCGGCAGCTTCCGTGGTTCGTATGATGGCAACGATCTGTCGTTCGATCTGGAGCGGAACTACACCGATGGCTGGCGTGACAATGCCGCCAGCGAGGTGGATTCATTCGGCGTGCGGTGGAAGCGCGAGATTTTCCCCGGGACCGTGGCACGGTTGGGCGTTTCCTATGCCGACGAATACGGCGAATTTCCCGGGCCTCTCGGAAAGACCCAGTATCTCACCGATCCACGCCAATCGATCTATGCGGCGGCGGGGCAGGGGAACCAGTACTTCAACGAGCAGGGAACATTCCGTACGGAAGGCAGCATCCTTCTCGGCAAGGGCGGGGACTGGACCTTCGAGGTGCCGGTCTCGACGTTGCGCCGCGACCAATCATGGAACTTCGGGCCGGGTTCGCATGCGGACAATCTGCTGCAAACGATCTCGCTCACGCCGGTATTGAAGCGCGCGGGCGAAACATGGTCCGCGGAAGCGGGGCTCACCTACCGGCATGACGAACTGGACATCACCAAATTCGCGGAGATCCAGCGCCTGCATCAGACCGGGCAGGCTTTGTTGTTGCGGGATGTGGGCGGAGCCTTCACCAAGGCGGAGTGGGAGTATCGTCCCGGCTGGCATCTCAGCGGCGCGCTGCGCTGGGAGGCCGCGGAGCTGGAAGGAGCCAGCCGTGATTTCATGTTCCCATCGGACCCGCTGCTCAACTTTTCCCGGGACCATCGTGAGGACAACTGGGCGGCACGGGCCGGGCTGAAATGGGAACCGGACAAGGATCGATCCGCGTGGCTGCGCTACGACAAGATCTACCGCCTGCCCGCCACCGATGAGATCGCCGCGTATCAAGGCTATCCCCTGCAGGTGCCGTTCAATGACGCGCTGCATGCGGAGACGGGACACGGCGTGGAGATCGGCGGCGAGTGGAAGCCCGGTGGCTGGACGCTCGGCGCGACGGCATTCGCCCAGTGGCTGGAGGGGGAAATCCTCTACGATTACACGCAGAACCTGAACGTGAACCTCGCCGATACTCGCCGCGTTGGCGTTGAACTCAATGGTGGCTATCAAAGCAGCTTCTGGGATGTGGATGTGCGCTACACTTGTCTGAAAGCGGAGTTCGCGGATGGACATTATGAAGGCCGTGAGGTCTATCTGGTGCCCCGCCAGCATGTCTCCGCGACCGTGGCGATGCATCCGCATGTCGATTGGACCGTGCAAGCGGAGTGGCAGGCCACCAGCTCTTGCTTCGAAGGCAATGACTTCCTCAACACCGGAGAGAAGCTGCCAGCCTATCAGGTGACGAACCTGATGATTCGCTACGAACCCAAGCCCGGACTCTCGCTCTATGCGCGGGTCAACAATCTCTTCGACGAACGATACGCCACACTGAAATACAGCGGCGTCTGGTATCCTGCGGCAGGCCGCCAGTTTCAAATCGGCATTCGTCGCGAACTTTGA
- the hflX gene encoding GTPase HflX, producing MFEVREKPEMVERALLVRIYFDPREEDEAASLLEELGELVSTLGIGIVESVLVRSRQQHKKHICGTGKAAEIIALAKAHECDVIVFDNQLAPHQQRTWEREGDTCVIDREEVILDIFAKRAQTKEARLQVELARMQYALPRMARMWGHLDREGGGGAGGGGAANRGMGEKQIEVDRRMAHVRIDRARRELEEVRKQRATQRKERERLETPHAAIVGYTNAGKSTLLNRLSGSDVLSKDMLFATLDTTTRKIELPDGQPLLLTDTVGFVRNLPHRLVEAFKATLEEAVLADFLIHVLDATSPEIERFHDTTLEVLKELGAEEKQVVTVLNKIDLVTDPETLRALDRLFPDSLHVSAATGEGTERLLQKCSEVMADRVRRCHYRIPQHRADLVSLLHRDAKVLTTDYEGNDILVTAVVPASIAGRLESFTELPA from the coding sequence ATGTTCGAGGTTCGTGAGAAACCGGAAATGGTGGAGCGCGCCCTGCTGGTGCGGATCTATTTCGATCCGCGCGAGGAGGACGAGGCGGCTTCGCTGTTGGAAGAGCTCGGGGAACTGGTGTCCACGCTGGGCATCGGCATCGTCGAGTCCGTGCTGGTGCGCAGCCGCCAGCAGCACAAGAAGCACATTTGCGGCACTGGCAAGGCGGCGGAGATCATCGCGCTGGCCAAGGCCCACGAATGCGATGTGATCGTTTTCGACAACCAGCTCGCCCCGCACCAGCAGCGGACCTGGGAGCGTGAAGGCGACACCTGCGTGATCGACCGCGAGGAAGTGATTCTCGATATTTTCGCCAAGCGCGCCCAGACCAAGGAAGCCCGCCTTCAGGTCGAGCTCGCCCGGATGCAATACGCCCTGCCGCGCATGGCGCGGATGTGGGGCCACCTTGACCGCGAAGGCGGCGGTGGTGCCGGAGGCGGCGGCGCGGCGAACCGCGGCATGGGTGAAAAGCAGATCGAAGTGGACCGCCGCATGGCGCACGTCCGCATCGACCGCGCGCGCCGCGAACTGGAAGAGGTCCGCAAGCAGCGCGCCACCCAGCGCAAGGAGCGCGAGCGTTTGGAAACTCCGCACGCCGCGATCGTGGGCTATACCAACGCGGGCAAGTCCACGCTGCTGAACAGACTCAGCGGTTCCGACGTCCTCTCAAAGGACATGCTTTTCGCCACGCTGGACACCACCACGCGCAAGATCGAATTGCCGGACGGCCAGCCGCTGCTGCTCACCGATACGGTGGGCTTCGTCCGCAATCTTCCGCACCGGCTGGTGGAGGCGTTCAAGGCGACCCTTGAGGAAGCCGTGCTCGCGGATTTCCTGATCCACGTGCTCGATGCCACCTCGCCGGAGATCGAACGCTTCCACGACACCACGCTGGAAGTGCTGAAGGAACTCGGAGCCGAGGAAAAGCAGGTGGTGACGGTGCTGAACAAGATCGATCTCGTAACCGATCCCGAGACCTTGCGCGCCTTGGACCGGCTTTTCCCGGATTCCCTGCATGTCTCCGCCGCCACGGGCGAGGGCACCGAACGCCTGCTTCAGAAGTGCAGCGAGGTGATGGCCGACCGTGTCCGCCGCTGCCACTACCGCATTCCCCAGCACCGCGCGGATCTGGTCAGCCTGCTGCACCGCGATGCCAAAGTGCTGACCACCGACTACGAGGGGAATGACATCCTCGTCACCGCCGTGGTTCCGGCATCGATTGCCGGCCGCCTTGAATCATTCACCGAACTGCCCGCGTAA
- a CDS encoding L,D-transpeptidase, translating into MRIQIFLDQALFGPGVIDGKPGRFSELAMQSWNEVHGHPAEDWQPLLTEARKTVPNPFAVAIVPDVVKDWVDSTLPTDHEGQAKRKRMSYRSVIEFMAERYHTSDEYLAVLNPGKKLGNLKARDSLVVPNVVPFPIEIITGKKFEADTVMSSRHVVVDTKINQVRIFEAAPPALVVSEKEADGVVKVRRPNRGLVASFPITPGQPKFIKYGIWELKNCLELPYWRYDKSLLETGVRSSQSINIPPGPNSPVGILWAGLSKPGIGMHGTGEPETIGRARSHGCIRLANWDAIRLPTLIRPGASVEIR; encoded by the coding sequence GTGCGGATCCAGATCTTCCTCGATCAGGCGTTGTTCGGTCCAGGGGTGATCGATGGCAAGCCGGGGCGTTTCTCGGAACTGGCGATGCAGTCGTGGAACGAGGTCCATGGGCACCCGGCGGAGGACTGGCAGCCGCTCCTCACGGAAGCCCGCAAGACGGTGCCGAACCCCTTCGCCGTGGCAATCGTGCCGGACGTGGTGAAGGATTGGGTCGATTCAACCCTGCCCACCGATCACGAAGGCCAGGCGAAGCGGAAGCGCATGAGCTACCGCAGCGTGATCGAGTTCATGGCGGAGCGGTATCACACCAGTGACGAGTACCTCGCCGTGCTGAATCCGGGCAAGAAGCTCGGCAATCTCAAGGCGCGCGACTCGCTGGTGGTGCCGAATGTCGTTCCTTTCCCGATCGAGATCATCACCGGCAAGAAATTCGAGGCAGATACCGTGATGAGTTCCCGCCATGTGGTGGTGGATACCAAGATCAACCAGGTGCGGATCTTTGAGGCCGCGCCTCCCGCACTCGTGGTTTCCGAAAAGGAAGCCGATGGCGTGGTGAAGGTGCGGCGCCCGAACCGCGGTCTGGTCGCGTCCTTCCCGATCACGCCCGGCCAGCCGAAGTTCATCAAATACGGCATCTGGGAACTCAAGAACTGCCTCGAACTGCCATACTGGCGCTACGACAAATCGCTGCTGGAAACCGGCGTGCGCAGTTCGCAATCGATCAACATTCCACCCGGACCGAACAGTCCGGTGGGCATCCTCTGGGCGGGGCTGAGCAAACCGGGCATCGGCATGCACGGCACCGGTGAACCGGAAACGATCGGTCGTGCCCGTAGTCACGGCTGTATCCGCCTCGCGAACTGGGACGCCATCCGTTTGCCCACATTGATCCGTCCCGGAGCTTCGGTGGAGATTCGCTGA
- a CDS encoding alpha-L-fucosidase codes for MFHLFRSLVPALLVSPLLMAADEGTKGADLTKSKGDTANSETPDLKGWVRRTDPAMEKWRDNRFGCFIHFGTYSILGGQWNGKEVPGAAEWIKVGGRIPSAEYDKLVKQFTLENFDAKKWAADIRRMGAKYVIITTKHHDGFCLWDSKLTDYDIGSSPTKHAVLKELADAVRAEGMDMYFYYSIIDWHHPDYRAADPKTPEDQAAYARYLEFMKGQLKELLTDFGDIKGLWFDGRWDASYKNHPDIGKGLEAWLRELKPGIVLGDRVRAYDSFADYNSGYERKLPKTQPLLDWEACMTIPENSWGYHKTWSGVGRKTPKTLLEMLVRSAAMSGNFVLNIGPKGDGSFNEKDVERMEPIGVWMKSNGASIYGTEGLALTLPAGTYATRKDDKVFIHAFQWPETDKLPVKGLPGKIKSCTLMTKDGAKSIRFEGETLLDLPLTAPDVLDSVFTLEIEK; via the coding sequence ATGTTTCATCTGTTCCGCAGTCTTGTTCCCGCTCTTTTGGTTTCTCCGCTGCTGATGGCGGCGGACGAAGGCACCAAGGGCGCCGATCTCACGAAATCGAAGGGCGATACCGCCAACTCGGAGACGCCTGATCTGAAGGGCTGGGTGCGCCGTACCGATCCGGCGATGGAGAAATGGCGGGACAACCGCTTCGGCTGCTTCATTCACTTCGGCACGTATTCGATTCTCGGCGGACAGTGGAATGGCAAGGAAGTGCCGGGAGCCGCGGAGTGGATCAAGGTCGGGGGCCGCATTCCTTCCGCGGAATACGACAAGCTGGTGAAGCAGTTCACTCTGGAGAACTTCGATGCGAAGAAGTGGGCTGCGGACATCCGCAGGATGGGCGCGAAGTACGTGATCATCACCACCAAGCATCACGACGGCTTCTGCCTGTGGGACAGCAAGCTCACCGACTACGACATCGGCTCCTCACCGACGAAGCACGCCGTGCTCAAGGAGCTCGCGGACGCGGTCCGAGCCGAGGGCATGGACATGTATTTCTACTACTCCATCATCGACTGGCACCATCCGGACTATCGCGCCGCCGATCCGAAGACTCCGGAGGATCAGGCCGCCTACGCGCGCTACCTGGAATTCATGAAAGGTCAGCTCAAGGAGCTGCTCACCGACTTCGGCGACATCAAGGGTCTGTGGTTCGATGGCCGCTGGGACGCTTCCTACAAGAATCATCCGGACATCGGCAAGGGGCTGGAAGCCTGGTTACGCGAGCTGAAGCCCGGCATCGTGCTCGGCGACCGCGTGCGTGCGTATGACAGCTTCGCCGACTACAACTCGGGCTATGAGCGCAAGCTGCCGAAGACCCAGCCGCTGCTCGATTGGGAGGCCTGCATGACCATTCCGGAGAACTCGTGGGGCTATCACAAGACTTGGTCCGGCGTGGGGCGCAAGACGCCGAAGACCCTGCTGGAAATGCTGGTCCGCAGCGCCGCGATGAGCGGGAACTTCGTGCTCAACATCGGTCCGAAGGGGGATGGCTCTTTCAATGAGAAGGACGTGGAGCGCATGGAACCCATTGGTGTGTGGATGAAGAGCAATGGCGCATCCATCTATGGAACCGAAGGTCTCGCCCTGACTCTGCCCGCAGGCACCTACGCCACCCGCAAGGATGACAAAGTCTTCATCCACGCGTTCCAGTGGCCCGAGACCGACAAACTGCCGGTCAAGGGACTGCCGGGAAAAATCAAGTCCTGCACGCTCATGACCAAGGACGGAGCGAAGAGCATCCGCTTTGAAGGGGAAACGTTGCTCGATCTACCGTTGACCGCTCCCGACGTGCTGGACAGCGTCTTCACCCTTGAGATCGAGAAGTGA
- a CDS encoding type II secretion system protein has protein sequence MKTSIKRRKGFTLVELLVVIAIIVALAGIATPMLLKQQKKAASTQALSNARQIGLALFDFDSDYSNFPDRTTADSVKEATGSSLTLQGGTSNDYFRQLIAAGITTSEEIFFAKLPYTKKPDNVITGDKALADGEVGFGYLMNDQSGFSTTGNSARPIIATPLLNASSDGTFDSDPFDQKAIVLRLDNSAVSYQINQNTKTVVLPGGKGLLSTGEDTVWGTDVNPRIVAPSKKR, from the coding sequence ATGAAAACATCCATCAAACGGCGCAAGGGCTTCACTCTCGTGGAGCTTCTCGTCGTTATCGCCATCATCGTGGCACTCGCCGGCATCGCGACCCCGATGCTCCTGAAGCAGCAGAAGAAGGCCGCGTCCACCCAGGCGCTGAGCAACGCCCGCCAGATCGGTCTGGCGTTGTTCGACTTCGACTCGGACTACTCCAACTTCCCTGACCGCACCACTGCGGACAGCGTGAAGGAGGCCACTGGTTCCTCGCTGACCCTTCAGGGCGGCACGTCCAACGACTACTTCCGCCAGCTCATCGCTGCCGGCATCACCACCTCCGAGGAAATCTTCTTCGCGAAGCTTCCCTACACCAAGAAACCGGACAACGTCATCACCGGTGACAAAGCCCTCGCCGATGGCGAAGTGGGCTTCGGCTACCTGATGAACGACCAATCCGGCTTCAGCACCACCGGTAACTCGGCTCGCCCGATCATCGCAACCCCGCTGCTCAACGCATCCTCCGATGGCACCTTCGACTCCGACCCGTTCGACCAGAAGGCCATCGTGCTGCGTCTCGACAACAGCGCCGTGTCGTATCAGATCAACCAGAACACCAAGACCGTCGTCCTTCCGGGCGGCAAGGGTCTGCTCTCCACCGGTGAGGACACCGTCTGGGGCACCGACGTGAACCCGCGCATCGTCGCTCCTTCCAAGAAGCGCTGA
- the rph gene encoding ribonuclease PH gives MTRPDGRTSDQLRPVSFIPNVAPYATGSVLVSFGNTRVICAATIEEDVPRWMKAQRVEGGWLSAEYSMLPYSTLERKQRDIVRGKLDGRSSEIQRLIGRALRTAVDLTKIGQRTIWVDCDVLQADGGTRTASVTGGCVAVAIALNRLFAQGKLKAFPLKKLVAAVSAGIFEGGAILDLNYPEDRDAAVDFNVVMTENREFVEIQGSGEEAVFTEEESAAMLALARKGISELIELQKAAIVEADRASAGDLAALASAFAR, from the coding sequence ATGACCCGCCCCGACGGCCGCACTTCCGACCAACTCCGCCCGGTTTCATTCATCCCGAACGTGGCCCCCTATGCCACCGGCTCGGTGCTGGTGTCCTTCGGCAATACCCGCGTGATCTGCGCCGCCACCATTGAAGAAGACGTCCCCCGCTGGATGAAGGCCCAGCGCGTGGAAGGCGGCTGGCTGTCCGCGGAATACTCCATGCTGCCCTACTCCACGCTGGAGCGAAAACAGCGCGACATCGTCCGCGGCAAGCTCGACGGGCGCTCCTCGGAAATCCAGCGCCTCATCGGCCGCGCCCTGAGAACCGCCGTGGATCTCACCAAGATCGGCCAACGCACGATCTGGGTCGATTGCGACGTGCTCCAGGCGGACGGCGGCACCCGCACCGCCTCCGTGACCGGAGGTTGCGTGGCCGTCGCCATCGCCCTCAACCGGCTTTTCGCCCAAGGCAAGCTGAAAGCCTTCCCGCTCAAGAAACTGGTGGCTGCGGTTTCCGCCGGAATTTTCGAAGGCGGGGCGATCCTCGATCTGAATTATCCGGAAGACCGTGACGCCGCCGTGGACTTCAATGTAGTGATGACGGAAAACCGCGAATTCGTGGAAATTCAAGGCAGCGGCGAAGAGGCGGTATTTACGGAGGAAGAGTCCGCCGCCATGCTCGCGCTGGCTCGCAAGGGAATCTCGGAACTCATTGAACTCCAGAAAGCCGCCATTGTGGAGGCGGATCGTGCGAGTGCTGGAGATCTGGCCGCGCTGGCCAGCGCGTTCGCCCGCTGA